A region from the Rhodopseudomonas julia genome encodes:
- a CDS encoding AAA family ATPase: MPHILLINGPAGVGKTTVTGLLAQARPGTIAISGDALRSFAPDDVATFLGPGSTYRAGAALATAYLAMGASQVLFDYIFQTAENVQKFKKHVPQGTRVHLFTIWAPIETVLEREATREGRNRLGARVVETYRAIERNLSHLGKVVENTGTPEMAVTTILRHVAALDDDNQDRAQPGF; this comes from the coding sequence ATGCCGCACATTCTGCTGATCAATGGTCCTGCGGGTGTCGGCAAGACGACGGTGACCGGGCTTTTGGCGCAGGCGCGTCCGGGGACGATCGCCATCTCCGGAGACGCGCTGCGTTCCTTTGCGCCTGACGACGTGGCGACCTTCCTTGGCCCTGGCTCGACCTACCGCGCGGGGGCAGCGCTCGCGACCGCCTATCTGGCGATGGGAGCCTCGCAGGTCCTGTTCGATTACATCTTTCAGACGGCCGAGAACGTGCAGAAGTTCAAGAAGCACGTCCCGCAGGGGACGCGCGTTCACCTCTTCACGATATGGGCACCGATCGAAACCGTCCTCGAGCGGGAGGCGACGCGCGAGGGACGGAACCGTCTGGGCGCGCGCGTCGTGGAGACCTACCGCGCGATCGAACGCAATCTTTCTCATCTGGGCAAGGTCGTCGAGAACACCGGCACGCCGGAAATGGCGGTCACGACGATCCTGCGGCACGTGGCGGCTTTGGACGATGACAACCAGGACAGAGCCCAACCTGGCTTCTGA